CGTCCTGCTCGCGCTGTCGTTCGCCGTCGTGCTGCTGCTCCGGCTGCCCCGGATGGGCAGGCTGCGGCGGCTGCTCACCCTGCCCGTGACCGCCGCGCTGGCGGTCGTCGCGATCTGCGCCGCGCTGACCCAGAAGCCGATCATGGAGGCGTCGATCCCGCTGGACGACCTCCTGCGGGTGTACGTCGTCCAGGGCGCGGCCGCCGTCCTCGTGCCGCTGACGCTGATGGCGTCCGGGCTGCGGCTCCGCATCGCCGAGCTGGCCGTCGCCGGGCGGATGCTCCGGCTCACCGCGCCGGTGTCGGTCGAGCGGGTCCGCGACGCCCTGCGCGACGTCCTGCACGACCCGACGCTGGAACTGTGGTTCTGGGCGCCGATCGAGCAGACCTACGTCGACACCGCCGGCCGCCCCGTCTGCATCGGCCCCGACGAGACCGGCGCCGACGAGACCGGCCCGGACGGGGACCTCGCGGACGCCCCCGGCGGCGGGGACGCGGGGCGCTGGCGGCACCGGGTGCTCAGCGCCTCCGGCGACCCGCTCGCCGTCGTGGAGCTCGGCGGCGCGCTGCGCGACCACGAGTCGCTCGTCGAGGCGGCGCTGGTCGCCGGGGGCCGGGTGCTGGAGACCGCGCGGCTGCAGGCCAGCGTCCACGCCGGCCTGGAGCAGGTCCGCGCCGCCTACCGCCGGCTCCTCCGCGCCGAGACCGTCGAGCGCGAGCGCCTCGCCCGCGACCTGCACGACGGCGCCCAGCAGCGGCTGCTCGCGCTCGGCGCGATGCTCGGCACGCTGGAGGCGGTCAGCGACGACCCCGTGGTCAAGGAGCACGCCCGCACCTGCCGCGCCGAGCTGAAGAAGGCGCTCGCCGAGCTGCGGGCCCTCGCCCGCGAGGTCCAGCCGGCGCTGCTCGTCCAGGACGGCCTCGGCCCGGCGCTGGAGGTCGTCGCCGAGCGGCTGGGCGTCCGCGTCAAGCTCGACGTCACGGCGCGGAGGTTCTCCCGCGAGATCGAGTCCGCGCTTTACTCTGCGCTTTGCGAGGCGCTGTCGTACGCTGTCGACCGCGCGCGTGCGTCCGAGGTGCTCGTGCGGGTGGGCGCCGAGGGCCGCCGGGTGGTCGCGGAGATGAGCTGCGACTGCGCGGGCGCCGCGGCGGGCGGGCCCGCCGGTCCCGCCGATCCCGCCGCCGAGCTGGCGGGGCTGTCCGGCCGGATCGGGGCGCTGCGCGGCCACGTGGAAGTCGACGGCGCCCCCGGCCGGGGCACGACGGTAAGGATGGACCTGCCATGCGAGTAGCCGTGGCGGAGGACAGCGGGATCTTCCGGCAGGCGCTGGTCACCCTGCTCACCACGGTCGGCATCGAGGTCGTCGTGTCCGCGGGCTCCGGCGACGAGCTCGTCGCCCGCGTCGCCGACGACCCGCCCGACGTGGCGATCCTCGACCTGCACATGCCGCCGACGTTCACCGACGAGGGCGTCGTCGCCGCGCGCCGCCTCCTGGAGCGCCACCCCGGCACCGGCGTGCTCGTCCTGTCCGCCTACAACGAGACGCCCCCGGCGATGGAGCTGTTCCGCGACCAGCCCCGCGGCGTCGGCTACCTGCTGAAGGACCACGTCACGGACGTGGAGAACCTGCGGTCGGCGCTCGAGCGGGTCATGCGGGGCGAGGTCGTCATCGACCCGGACGTGGTGAGCCGCCTCGTCGAGGCGCGGCACCGCGAGCACGAGCTGGCCCGGCTGTCCGAGCGGGAGCGGGAGGTGCTCGCGCTCATGGCGGAGGGGCACTCCAACGCGGGCATCGGCAGGCGGCTGCACCTGTCCGCCCGGACCGTCGAGGACCACGTGCGGGCCATCTTCACCAAGCTCAAGATCGCCTCGTCGGGCGGCCCCCGGGGGCCGCAGGACAGCAACAAGCGCGTCCTCGCGGTGCTGACCTGGCTGCGCGCCGTCGAGGCGCGCTGACCGGCCCCGCCGGGGCCGCGGCGGGCATCGATCGGGTAACGGCCGCTCGCGCGCACCCGCGCGGGTGCGGAACACTGACCGTGCCGGCCGGGCGCGTCAGGCCGGCCCATGGACGGCTCCCCGCACGCCGGGCGGCCTCGGGCCCGCCCCGCCCGAGGCCGCGGCCGGTGCACTCCCATGCTGCCGGTGCCGCCGGCCCGCCCGCATCCGGGGAAACCCCGGCGGTGACCCGGGACGGCACGGGCCGCCGGAGCCGCCGCGGCCGGACGGCGAGCGTTGTCCGGGACGAGACGAAGGGACTGCGGTGAGGCCCGTTCCCTGGCGTCCGCCCCTGTGGCTCGGCGCGCGGATGCGCCGCGCCGTGGGCGCGGGCGCGGCGGTGGCGGCGGGAGCGCTGGCGGCGGGCTGGCCGTACTGGCGCGGGGAGCCCGCGGCCGCGGCGGTCACCCTCGCCTGCTGCGGCGGGTTCGCGGTCGCGGGCGGGCTGCTGGCCGCCGGGCGGAGCGGCCGCCGCACCGGCACGGCGTTCGTCGTCGCCGCGGCGGCCTGGGCGGTGACGTGGTCGGCGGCGTGGAACGCGGGGGCGGGCCCGGCGGTGTCGGTGTTCGCCCAGTCGGTGTTCTTCACCGCGATCGGGATCGGCGTGCTGATGTACCCGGGCGGGCGCCTGGAGGGGCTCGCGGCCCGCGCGTGGGCGGGCGCCGCCGTCGTGATCATGGTGGGCGGGCAGGCGGTGCTCTGCGCGTTCTCGCGGCCCGCGTGGAACGGGTTCGCCGCCGATGTCCCCTGGCCGGCGGTGGCGCCGGACTTCGCGGCGTTCCAGGCCGTCCAGCGCGGGATGACGGCGCTGGCGGCCCTCCTGGCCGGCGCCCTGGTGATCATCCTGGTGGGGCGGCTGCCGCGGATCGGGCCGCTGGACCGCGCGCTCACCGTCCCGGTCGCGGCGACCGTGACGATCGGCGTCACCGGCGCCCTGGTCTTCCAGGGGACCCTCATCACCGACGGCGTGACCCTCGGCGACGTCCTGCGCGTCTACCTCTTCCAGGGGATCTGCGCCACGACGGTGCCGCTGGCGTTCCTCGGCACGGCGCTGCGGTCCCGGGTGGCGGAGCTGACCGTCGCCGAGCGGATGCAGCGCCTCACCGACCCCGTCTCGGTGGAGAACGTCCGCGACGCCCTGCGCAGCGTCCTGCGCGACGACTCCCTCGAACTGTGGCTGTGGGCGGACGGCGGATACGTCGACACGGCCGGGCGACGCGTCGGCGCCTCCCCGGGCGGGGCCCCCGGCCGGTGGCGGCACGAGGTGCGCACCTCCGGCGGCGCGCCCCTGGCCACCGTCGACGTCGACGTGTCGCTGCGCGACCACGAGGCGCTCGTCGAGGCCGCGCTGATCGCCGGGGGGCGCGCGCTGGAGACCGCGCGGCTGGAGGCGGCGGCGCAGGCGAACCTCGAACTGGCCCGCGCGGCGCGGGAGCGGCTCGTCCGCGTCCAGGCCGCCGAACGCGAGCG
The sequence above is drawn from the Actinomadura hallensis genome and encodes:
- a CDS encoding sensor histidine kinase; translation: MRPVPWRPPLWLGARMRRAVGAGAAVAAGALAAGWPYWRGEPAAAAVTLACCGGFAVAGGLLAAGRSGRRTGTAFVVAAAAWAVTWSAAWNAGAGPAVSVFAQSVFFTAIGIGVLMYPGGRLEGLAARAWAGAAVVIMVGGQAVLCAFSRPAWNGFAADVPWPAVAPDFAAFQAVQRGMTALAALLAGALVIILVGRLPRIGPLDRALTVPVAATVTIGVTGALVFQGTLITDGVTLGDVLRVYLFQGICATTVPLAFLGTALRSRVAELTVAERMQRLTDPVSVENVRDALRSVLRDDSLELWLWADGGYVDTAGRRVGASPGGAPGRWRHEVRTSGGAPLATVDVDVSLRDHEALVEAALIAGGRALETARLEAAAQANLELARAARERLVRVQAAERERLAADLQRSAQQRLRTLEEMLVRLEAAAADPPAREQARVCRRELAEAVAELDDLARGVHPAILADGGLAPAMEMVAARTGAPVRLDIPARRFPRDVESTLYFALCEALTNAVKHAGAASIELSVRPGPDEIVAEVRDDGAGGAAPSPRGGLAGLTDRVRALRGDVAVHSPPGEGTRVTITLPAPGRD
- a CDS encoding response regulator transcription factor, which codes for MRVAVAEDSGIFRQALVTLLTTVGIEVVVSAGSGDELVARVADDPPDVAILDLHMPPTFTDEGVVAARRLLERHPGTGVLVLSAYNETPPAMELFRDQPRGVGYLLKDHVTDVENLRSALERVMRGEVVIDPDVVSRLVEARHREHELARLSEREREVLALMAEGHSNAGIGRRLHLSARTVEDHVRAIFTKLKIASSGGPRGPQDSNKRVLAVLTWLRAVEAR
- a CDS encoding sensor histidine kinase; protein product: MVVVISAPRRRRSPPWFGTETRRALAAGLAVAGVALAAGWPYWRDHPAAAAITLVSCAATAVVGVLLATGGRTRRTGLLFVAASVCWAVNWAASWDAGIGPILSPYAQAEFYLALGVGVLMYPSGRLEYPADRIWSGAACVVLLVCPTALWATSEPEWAAFRGASVWWPAPFPHFAAFQIVLQVSAVLYVLLALSFAVVLLLRLPRMGRLRRLLTLPVTAALAVVAICAALTQKPIMEASIPLDDLLRVYVVQGAAAVLVPLTLMASGLRLRIAELAVAGRMLRLTAPVSVERVRDALRDVLHDPTLELWFWAPIEQTYVDTAGRPVCIGPDETGADETGPDGDLADAPGGGDAGRWRHRVLSASGDPLAVVELGGALRDHESLVEAALVAGGRVLETARLQASVHAGLEQVRAAYRRLLRAETVERERLARDLHDGAQQRLLALGAMLGTLEAVSDDPVVKEHARTCRAELKKALAELRALAREVQPALLVQDGLGPALEVVAERLGVRVKLDVTARRFSREIESALYSALCEALSYAVDRARASEVLVRVGAEGRRVVAEMSCDCAGAAAGGPAGPADPAAELAGLSGRIGALRGHVEVDGAPGRGTTVRMDLPCE